One stretch of Rhodopirellula halodulae DNA includes these proteins:
- a CDS encoding putative zinc-binding metallopeptidase, with product MAKRKPDLDSLSDEQLLDMRICDLGVTIRDSPLKKRIEQLNAELADRNLRFTPHCWLSEDWFSPDEIPGIAIPFYLAHPRLMRLERKQLLEVEGGTHEWCMKILRHEAGHAIDTAFRLRRKAIYRNTFGKTSLPYPEFYQPKPSSRDYVLHLDMWYAQVHPLEDFAETFAVWLRPGSRWRTRYKDWPAIEKLKMVNELMTSLQGKKPSVQSRATLDPISRIRRTLRTHYERKRQHYGLDLPSVYDNDLRKLFSSDPTHRRNVTAAAFLSRIRTELRASVAKWTGEYAYTIDQVIQEMIERCRELQLRLGTTPEEAKRDAMILVAVRTTNFLHEGGHRAAV from the coding sequence ATGGCGAAACGTAAACCCGATCTCGATTCCCTCAGCGACGAGCAACTGCTCGACATGCGGATTTGCGACTTGGGCGTCACCATCCGTGATTCGCCACTGAAGAAGCGAATCGAGCAACTCAACGCCGAGCTGGCGGATCGCAATCTGCGATTCACTCCCCACTGTTGGTTAAGTGAGGATTGGTTTTCGCCCGATGAAATCCCTGGGATCGCCATTCCGTTTTACTTGGCGCATCCGCGACTGATGCGTTTGGAACGCAAGCAATTGTTGGAGGTCGAAGGTGGCACGCACGAATGGTGCATGAAAATCTTGCGACACGAGGCCGGTCACGCGATCGACACCGCCTTTCGATTGCGTCGGAAAGCTATCTACCGCAACACCTTCGGCAAGACCTCGCTGCCATACCCCGAATTCTACCAACCCAAACCGTCCAGCCGCGATTACGTGTTGCACCTGGACATGTGGTACGCCCAAGTGCATCCGTTGGAGGACTTTGCCGAGACATTCGCGGTTTGGCTGCGTCCCGGTTCCCGCTGGCGAACTCGCTACAAAGACTGGCCAGCGATTGAAAAGTTGAAGATGGTGAACGAACTGATGACGTCGCTGCAGGGGAAAAAACCGAGCGTTCAATCGCGAGCCACGCTGGATCCCATCAGCCGCATCCGCCGGACCCTGCGAACGCACTACGAACGCAAACGCCAACACTATGGCCTCGATCTGCCCAGCGTTTACGACAACGATTTGCGGAAATTGTTCTCGTCCGACCCCACGCATCGTCGCAACGTCACCGCCGCGGCATTCCTCAGCCGAATTCGCACGGAACTGCGAGCCTCCGTCGCGAAATGGACCGGCGAATACGCGTACACGATCGATCAAGTCATCCAAGAAATGATCGAACGCTGTCGCGAATTGCAATTGCGTCTGGGCACCACCCCCGAAGAAGCCAAACGCGACGCGATGATCCTGGTTGCCGTCCGCACGACCAACTTCTTGCACGAGGGAGGTCACCGTGCGGCGGTCTGA
- a CDS encoding type II secretion system protein GspD, producing the protein MAMEGSASITIHAINSPSPSLGSGKGVRKSLKTHSRLAVAKRRRAKSFLLWDCLNHRGWLRSVSVGFGFTLAVCVANLSGQSIAAEPNTNVDVVPSAQSAGSAIALEATASGEAPLGNPSQTHSSAKMIPLAGPPLSVDEVLNQRGSITFRKTSLQEVVFLLSDLWNINIVAGEKVSGNVSGVFKDAPLRDVLSAILTSSGYGYIAAGNSLVVLPLDEVGTASPEFESRTLRFRAADTEEMTATIAAAQLLLSDRGRIQPVGRSAMLVVDNAVNIDRVESMLQTMRSQQPSGSMTGPSGNSDSLTQSIGPGTSGSTGDATSGDSYYDANATNLIYLTPQYTEASEMRESLEGALGDGTVVAVFEAENRIMIKGNRAQLNLATQAFKQLDIPRAQVRITALIYDVGLEELEELGVNWGRDFRLNTTNESALADLAGNVSNALTFGTLGSGGTTLGVRTLTDTFDTGVLLRALDSSDEAKLLADPSITAIDRREASIKIVQQIPIVAAQPSEGSSNVVFAQVEFKDAGIILKVTPRISNDNTIELKVQPEYSVKVGEIENNPVIDSRTAETTVRVANGHMFTLGGLRQKRVIENVNGVPYLRDLKYVGKLFRSHATEVRESELIVFLKPEIISPYDHGNARSRQAYCVATKQLDSIPYASVCPQAPYCHDINCPNHHPRPRLNGGTRELEMLGGTGISTFEVAYPDAYDGAITHSIEPSTDAFMHAPDSNGQLNGQSLSAPNLSAPNLSKPNLSPTGSSLKFPGTHPHAGEMLDADAVQLEAMEAISAPDVSSAIPLSLKVPARRESPAVAIAQEEVGASLRDLIQQNEIAQERFRSGTTSSPWGEPLRADRMSAPDATTASMYPPVHVRPVEIR; encoded by the coding sequence ATGGCCATGGAAGGCTCCGCGTCGATCACGATTCACGCAATCAACTCTCCGAGTCCATCGCTCGGCAGTGGAAAAGGTGTGCGCAAATCGTTGAAGACTCACTCCCGTTTGGCGGTTGCCAAACGACGTCGTGCGAAGTCGTTCTTGTTGTGGGATTGCTTGAATCACCGCGGTTGGCTGCGGTCTGTGTCCGTCGGTTTCGGTTTCACCCTGGCGGTTTGTGTTGCAAATCTCTCAGGCCAATCCATCGCGGCCGAACCCAACACCAACGTTGATGTGGTGCCATCCGCGCAGTCGGCGGGTTCGGCAATCGCATTGGAGGCGACGGCTTCGGGCGAAGCACCACTTGGAAACCCAAGTCAGACCCATTCGTCGGCGAAGATGATTCCTTTGGCGGGACCGCCTCTGTCGGTGGATGAAGTGCTGAACCAACGCGGCAGCATCACCTTTCGCAAAACGTCGCTTCAGGAGGTGGTCTTCCTGCTGTCGGATTTGTGGAACATCAACATTGTGGCTGGCGAGAAGGTTTCCGGGAACGTTTCCGGTGTCTTCAAGGACGCGCCGCTTCGTGATGTGCTTTCCGCGATCTTGACTTCCTCGGGGTACGGCTACATTGCCGCGGGGAACAGTTTGGTGGTGTTGCCACTGGATGAAGTGGGAACCGCCAGTCCGGAGTTTGAATCGCGCACATTGCGTTTTCGCGCGGCGGACACGGAAGAGATGACGGCCACCATCGCGGCGGCTCAATTGTTGTTGTCCGATCGCGGTCGTATCCAACCGGTGGGACGCAGTGCGATGTTGGTCGTCGACAACGCCGTCAACATTGACCGCGTCGAAAGCATGTTGCAAACGATGCGTTCGCAGCAGCCGTCGGGTTCAATGACCGGACCGTCGGGGAACTCGGACTCGTTGACACAGTCAATCGGCCCCGGCACATCCGGATCGACTGGCGACGCAACGTCCGGCGACAGCTACTACGACGCCAACGCGACCAACCTGATCTATCTGACGCCTCAGTACACCGAAGCGTCGGAGATGCGGGAGTCGCTGGAAGGAGCGCTCGGTGACGGCACCGTGGTCGCCGTGTTCGAAGCTGAAAACCGGATCATGATCAAGGGCAATCGTGCACAGCTGAACTTGGCGACGCAAGCCTTCAAGCAGTTGGACATTCCTCGTGCACAAGTTCGCATCACGGCGTTGATCTACGACGTCGGGTTGGAGGAACTCGAGGAACTCGGCGTGAATTGGGGACGCGATTTTCGTTTGAACACGACAAACGAATCGGCGCTGGCTGATTTGGCGGGCAATGTTTCCAACGCACTGACGTTTGGAACGCTGGGCAGCGGAGGCACCACCTTGGGTGTGCGTACGTTGACGGACACATTTGATACCGGTGTGTTGTTGCGAGCTCTCGATTCCAGCGACGAAGCCAAGTTGTTGGCCGATCCATCGATCACCGCAATCGATCGTCGGGAAGCATCGATCAAGATCGTTCAGCAAATTCCAATCGTCGCGGCGCAGCCCTCCGAAGGCAGCAGCAATGTGGTGTTTGCTCAGGTGGAATTCAAAGACGCCGGCATCATCCTGAAAGTCACGCCGCGAATTAGCAACGACAATACAATCGAGCTGAAGGTCCAACCGGAATACAGCGTCAAAGTCGGTGAGATCGAGAACAATCCGGTGATCGATAGCCGCACAGCCGAGACCACCGTGCGTGTTGCCAACGGTCACATGTTCACGCTCGGTGGGCTGCGTCAGAAACGCGTGATCGAGAATGTCAACGGTGTGCCGTACCTGCGTGACTTGAAGTACGTTGGGAAATTGTTCCGAAGTCATGCGACGGAAGTTCGCGAAAGTGAGCTGATTGTCTTCTTGAAACCAGAGATCATCTCGCCCTACGACCACGGAAACGCTCGTTCGCGTCAAGCGTATTGCGTTGCGACCAAGCAATTGGACAGCATTCCGTATGCATCGGTCTGTCCGCAGGCTCCGTACTGTCACGATATCAACTGTCCCAACCACCATCCGCGTCCGCGTCTGAACGGCGGCACGCGAGAATTGGAAATGTTGGGCGGCACGGGCATTTCAACCTTTGAGGTCGCTTACCCGGATGCCTATGACGGTGCGATCACGCATTCGATCGAACCGTCCACCGACGCATTCATGCATGCACCCGATTCAAACGGACAGTTAAACGGGCAGAGTCTCTCGGCACCGAACTTGTCTGCCCCGAATTTGTCGAAACCAAATCTGTCACCCACTGGGAGCTCCTTGAAGTTTCCGGGAACGCATCCTCACGCTGGCGAGATGTTGGATGCGGACGCGGTGCAATTGGAGGCAATGGAAGCGATCTCGGCACCTGATGTGTCTTCGGCCATTCCGTTGTCGCTGAAAGTTCCTGCTCGACGTGAGTCGCCTGCCGTCGCGATCGCCCAAGAGGAGGTGGGGGCTTCGCTGCGAGATTTGATCCAGCAAAACGAGATCGCTCAAGAAAGATTCCGTTCGGGGACGACTTCGTCCCCTTGGGGAGAGCCCTTGCGAGCCGATCGGATGTCAGCACCCGATGCGACAACCGCGTCGATGTATCCGCCGGTTCACGTTCGGCCCGTGGAGATTCGGTGA
- a CDS encoding sodium:solute symporter family protein: MNGIGLFAESGAILSPEAGYGLLLLFGVLWIALGWWWGRQAKSYDGFAVAGRNVGLAMGTATAVATWITSNTTMLAPQYALQLGIWGAVAYSTASFGLFAFAPMSGRIRQLMPTGYTAVEFMRRRYGWMGTIPFLLISLFYAVTWLVSMSMAGGKLLNVLSGIPYEVGMTVVVVVCVAYTLFGGMYAVIGTDFIQSLIILAGLVVVAIAVLTQVDLAEIHEDLRTERPMLLSAFFPAALMALFNNMLFGFGEIFHSNVWWSRAFAMREGVGPKAYALGGVLWLPVPIVAGFLGLAAPSLGIGISEPDTAGPLVAATLLGTGGALLVFVVVFCSLASSIDSLLAATSDLIVNDIAEPIHKRVGGEAAEDRTKRQWSAAAIIVLGAIAWIAALQNVGTLATVLFFAGPMVGSCIWPILCGLYSRRASSQAACASMVLGSVIGLVAYFTIGWFTASLIGSAVSGVTFAICCRIWPGDFHFETLAED; encoded by the coding sequence GTGAACGGAATCGGTTTGTTTGCTGAAAGCGGAGCGATTTTGAGTCCGGAAGCGGGCTACGGATTGCTGCTGCTGTTTGGCGTGTTGTGGATCGCCCTGGGATGGTGGTGGGGGCGACAAGCGAAGTCCTACGACGGTTTTGCTGTGGCCGGCCGAAACGTGGGCCTGGCCATGGGAACCGCGACCGCGGTGGCAACCTGGATCACCTCCAATACGACCATGTTGGCTCCGCAGTACGCATTGCAATTGGGGATTTGGGGTGCCGTCGCGTATTCCACCGCCAGCTTTGGACTGTTCGCGTTTGCACCGATGAGCGGACGGATTCGGCAGTTGATGCCGACTGGCTATACCGCCGTGGAGTTCATGCGTCGTCGGTATGGATGGATGGGGACGATTCCGTTCTTGTTGATCTCGCTGTTCTACGCGGTGACTTGGTTGGTATCGATGTCGATGGCCGGCGGGAAATTGCTGAACGTGTTGTCAGGCATTCCTTACGAGGTCGGAATGACGGTCGTGGTGGTGGTTTGCGTGGCCTACACCTTGTTTGGCGGAATGTACGCGGTGATCGGAACGGACTTCATTCAGAGCCTGATCATTCTGGCCGGTTTGGTGGTCGTGGCGATTGCCGTGCTCACACAAGTCGATCTGGCGGAAATTCACGAAGACCTCCGAACCGAACGACCGATGTTGCTTTCCGCGTTCTTCCCCGCGGCGTTGATGGCTTTGTTCAACAACATGCTGTTCGGGTTTGGGGAGATCTTTCACAGCAACGTGTGGTGGAGCCGAGCCTTCGCCATGCGAGAAGGCGTCGGTCCCAAGGCGTATGCATTGGGCGGCGTGTTGTGGTTGCCCGTTCCAATTGTCGCGGGATTTCTTGGATTGGCCGCGCCGTCGTTGGGGATTGGAATCAGCGAGCCTGACACGGCGGGGCCTCTGGTCGCCGCGACGTTGTTGGGAACGGGCGGTGCGTTGCTGGTTTTTGTTGTCGTCTTTTGTTCGTTGGCGTCCAGCATCGATAGTTTGTTGGCGGCCACGTCAGATTTGATCGTCAATGACATCGCGGAACCGATTCACAAACGAGTTGGAGGCGAAGCCGCCGAGGACCGAACGAAGCGTCAATGGTCGGCGGCTGCGATCATCGTGTTGGGAGCGATCGCTTGGATCGCGGCGCTGCAGAACGTCGGAACCCTGGCAACCGTTCTGTTTTTCGCGGGCCCGATGGTTGGCAGTTGTATCTGGCCCATTTTGTGTGGTTTGTATTCGCGGCGAGCCAGTTCCCAGGCGGCATGCGCGTCGATGGTGCTGGGTAGCGTGATCGGTTTGGTGGCGTATTTCACGATCGGATGGTTCACGGCTTCGTTGATCGGTTCGGCGGTTTCAGGAGTGACCTTCGCGATTTGCTGCCGAATTTGGCCCGGTGATTTCCATTTCGAAACTTTGGCGGAGGACTGA
- a CDS encoding aspartate/ornithine carbamoyltransferase family protein, which yields MNSLSNQQVSAALDAAASNSKGRQLSPLSLLDAFDGRIDREKLKDLAGQSIVNPRQFDRRTVLAIAQLAALLESRNVEMDKPLDGKIAITAFFEPSTRTRLSFESAVQRLDGKVLSVPDGQVTGIAKGESLADIGEMFNTYGDVVIMRHPDTNSMDEIRKNLQRPLINAGNGSGHHPTQALIDWYALLKWRPQLHSVDCPPEKRVHLGIIGTPGSMRAVKSFLRLALMFTGAVSKITLISEMADPVGLDLTEPIEQSPIPIEITNDVQEVLPELDVVYVNSIAFLGDSYRNLDARHSLNAASPFKPGAVVMHPLARNAELDEDLDETDHNLYFAQAAGAVFVRQALLAAILDRTDKISGI from the coding sequence ATGAACTCTCTTTCAAACCAACAAGTGTCCGCGGCATTGGATGCCGCTGCGTCCAATTCCAAAGGGCGACAGCTTTCGCCGCTGTCGCTGCTGGATGCGTTCGATGGCCGAATCGATCGTGAGAAGCTCAAGGATTTGGCCGGGCAATCCATCGTGAACCCGCGACAGTTTGACCGGCGAACGGTCTTGGCGATCGCTCAATTGGCCGCGTTGCTGGAGTCACGCAACGTCGAGATGGACAAGCCACTGGATGGCAAAATCGCTATCACGGCGTTCTTCGAGCCAAGCACTCGAACGCGATTGTCGTTCGAAAGTGCGGTCCAGCGACTGGATGGCAAGGTGTTGTCCGTGCCGGATGGGCAAGTCACCGGCATTGCGAAAGGGGAATCGCTGGCCGACATCGGAGAAATGTTCAACACCTACGGTGACGTCGTGATCATGCGACACCCCGACACGAACAGCATGGACGAGATCCGAAAGAATTTGCAACGTCCGCTGATCAATGCGGGCAATGGTTCCGGACATCATCCGACGCAAGCTTTGATTGATTGGTATGCGTTGTTGAAATGGCGACCACAGTTGCATTCGGTGGATTGTCCGCCTGAAAAACGCGTGCACTTGGGAATCATCGGAACGCCAGGATCCATGCGAGCTGTTAAGAGCTTCCTGCGTCTGGCGCTCATGTTCACCGGAGCGGTCAGCAAGATCACGTTGATCAGCGAGATGGCCGACCCGGTTGGATTGGATTTGACGGAGCCGATCGAACAGTCGCCAATACCGATCGAAATCACCAACGACGTGCAAGAAGTCTTGCCGGAATTGGATGTGGTTTATGTCAACTCCATCGCGTTTTTGGGTGACAGCTATCGAAACCTGGACGCACGCCACAGTTTGAATGCGGCCAGCCCGTTCAAACCGGGAGCGGTGGTCATGCACCCACTCGCGCGCAACGCGGAATTGGATGAAGACCTGGACGAAACGGATCACAATCTTTACTTCGCTCAAGCCGCTGGCGCGGTATTTGTACGCCAAGCCTTGCTGGCAGCCATTCTCGATCGCACCGACAAGATCAGCGGCATCTAA
- a CDS encoding D-alanine--D-alanine ligase family protein, translated as MSKLRVLVLVREGNVPPDSLEGFTDKEADPWKAEYDVCETLRGLGHEVLPLGIFDDLAPIRAALQEFQPNITYMLLEEFYGVVTYDFAVISYLELMQQPYSGCNPRGLMLSKDKALSKKLLMYHRIPTPRFTVFPNGRAIRRPKKLEFPLFVKSTIEDASFGIAQASIVHNDEALAERVAFLHEKTGGDVIVEQYIEGRELYVGVMGNTRLVTFPAWEMDFGKMPDESARIATSRVKWDRNYQEKHNITCHAAEGLTDAQQKQIGKLCKRVYRALHMSGYARMDLRMTPSGDVYVIEANANPNIEYGEDFAESAEAAGISYESLIQRILNLGLSYRAAWMG; from the coding sequence ATGAGCAAGCTCCGCGTGCTGGTTCTGGTTCGGGAAGGCAACGTGCCGCCGGACTCGCTGGAAGGCTTCACCGACAAAGAAGCCGATCCTTGGAAAGCCGAATACGATGTTTGTGAAACCTTGCGAGGGCTTGGTCACGAAGTCCTTCCGCTCGGGATCTTTGACGACTTAGCGCCCATTCGTGCGGCCTTGCAGGAGTTCCAGCCCAACATCACGTACATGTTGCTGGAAGAGTTCTACGGCGTGGTCACGTACGATTTCGCGGTGATCAGCTATCTCGAATTGATGCAGCAACCCTACAGCGGATGCAACCCTCGTGGTTTGATGCTCAGCAAAGACAAGGCGTTGTCCAAGAAGCTGTTGATGTACCACCGCATCCCCACACCGCGTTTCACGGTGTTCCCCAATGGACGCGCCATCCGGCGACCTAAGAAGCTGGAATTCCCGCTGTTTGTGAAATCGACCATCGAAGACGCCTCGTTCGGCATTGCTCAAGCCTCGATTGTTCACAACGACGAAGCCTTGGCCGAACGCGTCGCCTTCTTGCACGAGAAAACGGGCGGCGATGTCATCGTCGAGCAATACATCGAAGGACGTGAATTGTATGTCGGCGTGATGGGCAACACGCGTTTGGTCACGTTCCCGGCGTGGGAAATGGACTTTGGCAAGATGCCTGACGAGTCAGCCCGGATCGCCACCAGCCGCGTCAAATGGGATCGCAACTACCAGGAAAAACACAACATCACTTGCCACGCGGCGGAAGGTCTGACGGACGCTCAGCAAAAGCAGATTGGCAAGCTCTGCAAACGTGTGTATCGGGCGTTGCACATGAGCGGCTACGCCCGCATGGACCTTCGAATGACTCCCAGCGGCGACGTGTATGTCATCGAGGCCAACGCGAATCCCAACATTGAATACGGCGAAGACTTCGCGGAATCCGCCGAAGCGGCGGGAATCTCGTATGAGTCACTGATCCAGCGAATTCTGAACCTGGGGCTCAGCTACCGCGCCGCCTGGATGGGATGA
- a CDS encoding serine/threonine protein kinase — translation MPGDSSSPESSNAIGKTLDGFEPVRASELGSGELRREGLSHGETSNAPFGKNLTDHSGQRAAEIRSRLGVAANTDVRSGSRTQRTLVSKPWFTRRRVATGVSLLVVLIAACLAGAILASAIQRATENLVRRSLLSVLAANEHSLKMMFSDLRSESERYSKDEVVRQLCRHCLQSGDAEREQVTSQLLVEIPPLIGSVPWVLLDQSGQIASSSRRSLIDLRLDLSKSNFDRLHGGQSTLVLPQYVQGWEDRDAIMVMVSPLMDRHQCYGAFGWVMEADDRFSHLLQITRSGETDESYAMDGQGRLLSSSRFEEALGDKGFPRNSVLNYEIRDPGYDVLLENAVNDPDVRRPLTRMADQATRRADGMDLSGYRNYRGAMVVGAWKWLPDLEFAVVTEMELSEAYLPATILRRVLIATLAGVVIFAGIAISLIAYSRHRAFRRLQREEEAIDGRRIGQYRIVELLGVGGMGSVYRGRHEYLRRDVAIKVLEGEQLSSRSVARFHREVQLTSTLRHPNTIAIFDFGQYSAVTGESQIGTVSLDEEVDPGETFYYVMEYIDGISLQQLIDFYGPQSPERTVHFLLQICGSIAEAHKAGLIHRDIKPANILVSAHGGLWDHIKVLDFGLVKDIGGDSNVTLQEGVTRADSMTGTPLYMAPETIRDPATASPRGDIYSIGSVGYALLTGRPIFDGDSVIDLCLKQLEEVPRRPEERVSHELPNQLQDILMRCLDRSVENRFASVAACTAALESLPEAGRWTQAMSADWWENEFEQAARTQPGQTKNPTLDDAALTR, via the coding sequence ATGCCCGGTGATTCTTCCTCCCCCGAGTCCTCGAACGCGATCGGAAAGACCCTGGATGGGTTCGAACCGGTCCGAGCCAGTGAGCTGGGATCTGGCGAGCTGCGGCGGGAGGGATTGTCGCACGGCGAGACCTCCAACGCGCCATTTGGAAAAAACCTGACCGATCACTCGGGCCAGCGTGCGGCGGAAATCCGATCGCGATTGGGCGTCGCGGCCAACACCGACGTTCGATCCGGCAGCAGGACGCAGCGGACCTTGGTGTCCAAGCCTTGGTTCACGCGTCGTCGCGTGGCCACCGGAGTTTCGTTGTTGGTCGTTTTGATAGCGGCTTGCTTGGCCGGAGCCATCTTGGCTTCGGCGATCCAACGAGCCACCGAGAACTTGGTGCGGAGATCGCTGCTGTCTGTTTTGGCGGCCAACGAGCACTCGTTGAAAATGATGTTCTCGGATTTGCGGAGTGAATCCGAACGCTACAGCAAAGACGAAGTCGTGCGTCAGTTGTGTCGGCATTGTTTGCAATCCGGCGACGCTGAACGCGAACAGGTCACCAGTCAACTCTTGGTGGAGATTCCACCTCTGATTGGATCGGTGCCGTGGGTCTTGCTGGACCAAAGTGGCCAAATCGCATCCAGCAGTCGTCGATCATTGATCGATTTGCGATTGGATCTTTCGAAATCCAATTTTGATCGTTTGCATGGCGGCCAATCAACGTTGGTGCTGCCTCAGTACGTTCAGGGATGGGAAGATCGCGATGCGATCATGGTGATGGTTTCGCCGCTCATGGATCGCCACCAGTGCTACGGTGCGTTTGGTTGGGTGATGGAAGCCGACGACCGATTCAGCCACCTGTTGCAAATCACCCGCTCCGGCGAGACCGACGAATCCTACGCGATGGATGGCCAGGGCCGGTTGCTATCGTCCAGCCGGTTCGAAGAGGCGTTGGGCGACAAAGGGTTCCCGCGGAACAGCGTGCTGAACTACGAAATTCGCGATCCCGGCTATGACGTGTTGTTGGAAAACGCGGTGAACGATCCCGATGTGCGGCGTCCATTGACTCGAATGGCGGATCAGGCGACGCGGCGTGCGGACGGGATGGATTTGTCAGGGTATCGGAACTATCGCGGTGCGATGGTGGTGGGAGCTTGGAAGTGGTTGCCGGATCTGGAGTTCGCCGTGGTCACGGAAATGGAACTCTCCGAGGCGTATCTGCCAGCAACAATTCTCCGCCGCGTTTTGATTGCGACGCTGGCCGGAGTCGTGATTTTCGCGGGCATCGCGATCAGCCTGATTGCTTATTCACGTCACCGCGCATTCCGCCGATTGCAACGCGAAGAGGAAGCCATCGATGGACGACGAATTGGGCAGTACCGCATCGTCGAACTGTTGGGCGTTGGAGGCATGGGGTCCGTGTATCGCGGACGACACGAATACCTGCGTCGCGATGTGGCAATCAAAGTCTTGGAAGGCGAGCAATTGAGCAGCCGATCAGTGGCGCGTTTCCATCGCGAGGTGCAGCTGACATCGACCCTGCGACATCCCAATACGATCGCCATTTTTGACTTTGGCCAGTACAGCGCCGTGACGGGTGAATCACAAATAGGAACGGTCAGTTTGGATGAAGAAGTCGATCCCGGTGAAACGTTTTATTACGTGATGGAATACATCGACGGGATCTCGCTGCAGCAATTGATCGACTTTTATGGACCGCAGTCACCGGAACGCACGGTTCACTTCTTGCTTCAGATTTGCGGATCGATCGCGGAGGCTCACAAAGCCGGGCTGATTCATCGCGACATCAAACCAGCCAACATCTTGGTCAGTGCTCACGGTGGTTTGTGGGATCACATCAAGGTGTTGGATTTCGGTTTGGTCAAAGACATCGGTGGCGATTCCAATGTGACGTTGCAGGAAGGCGTCACACGCGCGGACTCAATGACTGGAACGCCGTTGTACATGGCGCCGGAAACCATTCGCGATCCCGCGACGGCGTCCCCTCGAGGCGATATCTATTCCATCGGTTCGGTGGGCTATGCGTTGCTGACCGGGCGGCCGATCTTTGATGGCGATTCCGTCATCGATCTGTGTTTGAAGCAACTGGAAGAGGTGCCCAGACGTCCGGAAGAACGTGTCTCGCACGAGTTACCAAACCAATTGCAAGACATCCTGATGCGATGTTTGGATCGCTCGGTCGAGAATCGATTCGCATCCGTCGCAGCCTGCACGGCTGCTTTGGAATCATTGCCGGAAGCGGGGCGGTGGACGCAGGCGATGTCAGCGGATTGGTGGGAGAACGAATTTGAACAGGCCGCGAGAACGCAGCCGGGGCAAACTAAAAATCCGACGCTGGATGACGCGGCACTGACTCGATGA
- a CDS encoding zinc-ribbon domain-containing protein, with the protein MSHRSVRCPQCRTQANIPAAVVTARCPSCDHVFGVEAALVAETPMTASKTRAKATTGSAGAGLNIPVIAGILAGLLILGTVAAGMVLLSSGSAETDAVATNSGSTADVSSNADTPSDDQPVLVEPTEAQLAALQIARVPEDKRRRIYDQIRDSARTTIEAPLLVPDGNPVRATLEKNQQAIHDRSLMQLSALHDVSMEDLERITIEGDTKNWDPSPRSHARRNGERLYPEERSRGWKGKGN; encoded by the coding sequence ATGAGTCACCGATCTGTTCGCTGTCCTCAGTGTCGGACACAAGCCAACATTCCCGCCGCCGTGGTCACCGCTCGATGTCCCTCGTGCGATCATGTCTTTGGCGTGGAAGCCGCCTTGGTCGCGGAGACTCCGATGACCGCATCGAAGACGCGTGCGAAGGCAACCACCGGTTCCGCAGGTGCCGGCCTGAACATTCCCGTGATCGCTGGGATATTGGCGGGACTGCTGATTCTGGGCACCGTTGCCGCGGGAATGGTCCTGCTGTCCTCCGGCTCCGCGGAAACCGACGCTGTTGCCACAAACTCAGGCTCCACGGCAGATGTCAGCTCGAATGCGGACACGCCGAGCGATGATCAACCGGTCTTGGTCGAGCCCACCGAGGCCCAACTGGCCGCCCTGCAAATCGCGAGGGTTCCGGAGGACAAACGCCGCCGAATCTACGATCAAATTCGCGATTCCGCTCGCACCACGATCGAAGCTCCTTTGTTGGTCCCCGACGGCAATCCCGTCCGAGCCACCTTGGAAAAGAACCAGCAGGCAATCCATGATCGTTCGCTGATGCAGCTTTCCGCTCTGCACGATGTTTCAATGGAAGACCTGGAGCGGATCACAATCGAAGGCGACACAAAGAACTGGGATCCGAGTCCTCGCAGTCACGCACGTCGCAACGGCGAACGTCTGTATCCCGAGGAACGCAGTCGCGGATGGAAAGGCAAAGGCAACTAA